Proteins found in one Bremerella volcania genomic segment:
- a CDS encoding Gfo/Idh/MocA family protein, producing the protein MIKVGIVGVGFMSWIHYLAYQKVRGMSIAGFCSRDAKKQKGDWRGIKGNFGPAGEQIDVSKMNVCATLDELLADDSIDMVDICLPPALHEEATIAAFKAGKHVLVEKPIALSPAAAKRMQKAAEKSGKLLLTAHVLPFFAEFNFALEAARSGKLGKLLGGHFKRLINDPTWIPDFYNLEKVGGPLLDLHIHDAHFIRLMFGMPTSVTSSGRMRGDCVEYCTTQFGFANQSYVVTATSGVLHQVARSFTHGFEIHYEDATLLMDFAVIDDAPVLSMPLTVLPKKGKSKQPKLKGGDPVDSFAAELKEAQKSIEEGKPSDILGGELAVDALVLCQKQADSVAKGKTIRV; encoded by the coding sequence ATGATCAAAGTTGGCATCGTTGGCGTCGGATTTATGAGCTGGATTCATTACCTCGCTTACCAGAAGGTGCGAGGAATGAGCATAGCCGGTTTCTGCTCGCGAGATGCCAAAAAGCAAAAGGGAGATTGGCGAGGCATCAAAGGCAACTTCGGTCCAGCCGGCGAGCAGATTGATGTTTCGAAGATGAACGTCTGTGCCACCTTGGACGAGCTATTGGCCGACGACTCGATCGACATGGTCGATATCTGCCTCCCCCCTGCCCTGCATGAGGAAGCCACGATCGCGGCGTTTAAAGCTGGCAAGCACGTCCTGGTCGAAAAGCCGATCGCCCTGAGCCCCGCCGCCGCCAAGCGGATGCAGAAAGCCGCCGAGAAGAGTGGCAAACTGCTGCTGACCGCCCATGTGCTGCCGTTCTTTGCCGAGTTCAATTTCGCCTTGGAAGCGGCCCGTAGTGGTAAGCTTGGCAAGCTACTGGGTGGGCACTTCAAGCGTTTGATCAACGACCCGACCTGGATCCCCGACTTCTACAATCTGGAGAAGGTCGGCGGTCCCTTATTGGACCTGCACATTCACGATGCCCACTTCATTCGCTTGATGTTCGGCATGCCAACCAGCGTAACCAGCAGCGGCCGCATGCGGGGAGATTGCGTCGAGTACTGCACCACGCAGTTCGGTTTCGCCAATCAAAGCTATGTGGTCACCGCCACCAGTGGCGTGCTGCATCAGGTTGCTCGCAGCTTTACGCATGGATTCGAGATCCACTACGAAGACGCCACGCTGCTGATGGACTTCGCCGTGATCGACGATGCCCCGGTGCTATCGATGCCGCTAACCGTACTGCCCAAGAAAGGGAAGTCAAAGCAACCGAAGCTCAAAGGGGGAGACCCGGTCGATTCGTTCGCCGCCGAGTTGAAGGAAGCTCAGAAGAGCATCGAAGAAGGCAAACCGTCCGACATCCTCGGTGGCGAACTGGCGGTCGATGCCCTGGTGCTTTGCCAGAAGCAGGCCGACTCCGTGGCGAAGGGGAAGACGATTCGGGTTTAG
- a CDS encoding rhamnulokinase translates to MSNKTYLAVDLGASSGRVLGGRFDGTKLELEEVHRFENGPVAFAGHLHWDLLKLWQNIKDGLTAAGTKFGRDISSIGVDTWGVDFALLGRNDELLGNPYHYRDPRTNGIFERAFAKVSREAIFAETGLQFMEINTLYQLIAMREANSSILDAAQRFLMMPDMFHWLLTGEKGNELTNATTTQLFNPVTKEWSQKLIDGFDLPGHIFGDIVDPGTVVGPLRETVLEQIGLSGTKVVRPGTHDTASAVVAVPAKSSPGQMPNWCYISSGTWSLMGVETPHPIINKQCAEFNYTNEGGVYGTTRLLKNIAGLWLVQECRRIWKQGGHEYGYSDLVRMSQEATPLASFVNPDHPDFAAPQDMPAQLRDFCKRTGQIVPEADGAVIRCVLESLAMRYRVVHRKLQDLTGTQIDTIHIVGGGTQNQLLCQMAADACNCQVVAGPVEATAIGNLMLQAVASGDIGSLAEGREVIRNSFPVVTYEPKNPTMWDDAFPRFEKTCSV, encoded by the coding sequence ATGTCCAACAAGACCTACCTCGCCGTCGATCTGGGCGCTTCCAGTGGTCGAGTTCTCGGTGGCCGATTCGATGGTACCAAGCTGGAACTCGAGGAAGTCCATCGTTTCGAGAATGGCCCCGTTGCCTTCGCAGGACATTTGCACTGGGATCTGTTAAAGCTCTGGCAGAACATCAAAGACGGCCTGACGGCTGCCGGTACGAAGTTTGGCCGAGACATCAGCAGCATTGGCGTCGATACGTGGGGGGTCGACTTTGCCCTTCTGGGACGCAACGACGAACTACTGGGTAATCCGTATCACTATCGCGATCCGCGCACCAATGGCATCTTCGAGCGCGCGTTTGCTAAGGTTAGCCGCGAAGCGATCTTCGCCGAGACCGGTCTTCAGTTCATGGAGATCAATACGCTGTACCAATTGATCGCCATGCGTGAGGCCAATAGTTCAATCCTGGACGCGGCACAACGCTTTCTGATGATGCCGGACATGTTCCACTGGCTGCTGACTGGGGAAAAAGGAAACGAGCTAACCAACGCCACTACCACGCAGTTGTTCAACCCGGTGACCAAAGAGTGGTCTCAGAAGCTGATTGACGGCTTCGATCTACCAGGGCACATCTTCGGCGACATCGTCGACCCAGGCACCGTCGTCGGTCCGCTTCGCGAAACGGTGCTCGAACAGATTGGTCTCAGTGGAACTAAAGTGGTGCGGCCAGGTACGCACGATACGGCTTCGGCCGTGGTGGCCGTGCCGGCGAAGAGTTCGCCAGGGCAGATGCCCAACTGGTGCTACATCTCCAGCGGAACATGGTCGTTGATGGGTGTCGAAACGCCTCATCCGATCATTAACAAGCAGTGCGCCGAGTTTAACTACACCAACGAAGGGGGCGTCTATGGGACGACGCGTCTGCTGAAAAACATTGCCGGACTGTGGCTGGTGCAGGAATGCCGCCGCATTTGGAAGCAAGGGGGCCACGAGTACGGCTACTCCGACCTGGTTCGCATGTCGCAGGAAGCCACGCCGCTGGCTTCATTCGTGAACCCAGACCATCCCGACTTTGCCGCGCCGCAGGACATGCCGGCCCAGCTTCGCGACTTCTGCAAGCGTACTGGTCAAATTGTGCCTGAGGCCGATGGTGCAGTCATTCGCTGCGTGCTGGAAAGCCTGGCCATGCGTTACCGCGTGGTGCATCGCAAGCTGCAAGACCTGACCGGTACCCAAATCGATACCATTCACATCGTGGGTGGTGGAACGCAGAATCAGCTGCTGTGTCAGATGGCCGCCGACGCATGCAACTGCCAGGTGGTTGCCGGGCCGGTCGAAGCGACCGCGATCGGTAATCTCATGCTGCAAGCGGTTGCCTCAGGCGACATAGGCAGCCTGGCCGAGGGACGCGAAGTGATCCGTAACAGTTTCCCGGTGGTGACCTACGAGCCGAAGAATCCCACGATGTGGGACGATGCGTTTCCACGTTTTGAAAAGACCTGCAGCGTCTAA
- the groL gene encoding chaperonin GroEL (60 kDa chaperone family; promotes refolding of misfolded polypeptides especially under stressful conditions; forms two stacked rings of heptamers to form a barrel-shaped 14mer; ends can be capped by GroES; misfolded proteins enter the barrel where they are refolded when GroES binds), with protein sequence MAKIIAFDQEAREAIRRGVSKLAKAVKTTLGPKGRNVIIQKSFGSPTVTKDGVTVAKEIELEDVYENMGAQMVREVASKTSDVAGDGTTTATLMAEAIFNEGLKAVVAGVNPIQMKAGIEKAVNAITAELNGMSIPIKKKEEMANVGAIASNNDREIGELLADAMEKVGKDGVITVDEGKSLATEVEWVEGMQFDRGYLSPYFVTNPTSMQVELEDAYVLVFEKKISNIKDLVPVLEAVVQQSKPLLIIAEDVDGEALATLVINRLRGTFVCAAVKAPGYGDRRKAMMEDIAILTGGTAIFESLGIKLENLGLAELGRAKKVIIDKDNTTIIEGAGDTQNIKDRIAQIRREIDNSTSDYDKEKLEERLAKLAGGVAKVNVGAATESEMKEKKARVEDALHATRAAAAEGILPGGGVALLRASSKVKPDGLSHDEEIGFNIVIRACRAPITTIAANAGKDGSIICEKILDSKGNQGYNALTDTYEDLVKSGVIDPAKVTKTALANAASVATLLLTSDALIAEKPKADKKGGHSHDDMY encoded by the coding sequence ATGGCAAAGATCATCGCCTTTGATCAGGAAGCACGCGAAGCCATCCGTCGCGGCGTATCCAAGTTGGCGAAAGCCGTCAAAACGACCCTCGGCCCCAAGGGTCGTAACGTCATCATCCAGAAATCCTTCGGCAGCCCGACCGTCACCAAGGACGGCGTAACCGTGGCCAAGGAAATCGAACTGGAAGACGTCTACGAAAACATGGGCGCCCAGATGGTTCGTGAAGTTGCCAGCAAGACGAGCGACGTCGCTGGTGACGGTACGACGACCGCCACGCTGATGGCAGAAGCGATCTTCAACGAAGGTTTGAAGGCCGTGGTTGCCGGCGTGAACCCGATTCAAATGAAGGCCGGTATCGAAAAGGCCGTCAACGCCATCACCGCCGAACTGAACGGCATGTCGATTCCGATCAAGAAGAAGGAAGAGATGGCCAACGTGGGTGCCATCGCTTCGAACAACGATCGCGAAATCGGCGAGCTGCTGGCCGACGCCATGGAAAAGGTCGGTAAGGACGGCGTCATCACCGTCGACGAAGGCAAGTCGCTTGCCACCGAAGTCGAATGGGTGGAAGGGATGCAGTTCGATCGCGGTTATCTCTCCCCTTACTTCGTCACCAACCCGACCAGCATGCAGGTCGAATTGGAAGACGCCTACGTTCTGGTCTTTGAAAAGAAGATCAGTAACATCAAGGATCTGGTTCCGGTTCTGGAAGCGGTCGTTCAGCAGAGCAAGCCTCTGTTGATCATCGCCGAAGACGTCGACGGCGAAGCTTTGGCAACGCTGGTCATCAACCGTCTGCGTGGCACGTTCGTTTGTGCCGCCGTCAAGGCTCCTGGCTACGGCGACCGCCGCAAGGCCATGATGGAAGACATTGCCATCCTGACCGGTGGTACGGCCATCTTCGAAAGCCTGGGCATCAAGCTGGAAAACCTCGGTCTGGCCGAACTCGGTCGTGCCAAGAAGGTGATCATCGACAAGGACAACACGACGATCATCGAAGGTGCCGGCGATACCCAGAACATCAAGGATCGCATCGCTCAGATCCGTCGCGAAATCGACAACTCGACCAGCGACTACGACAAGGAAAAGCTGGAAGAACGTCTGGCGAAGCTCGCCGGCGGCGTCGCTAAGGTTAACGTCGGTGCGGCGACCGAAAGCGAAATGAAGGAAAAGAAGGCCCGCGTCGAAGACGCCCTGCACGCGACCCGTGCCGCTGCCGCGGAAGGCATTCTGCCAGGTGGTGGCGTGGCTCTGCTGCGTGCTTCGTCGAAGGTCAAGCCAGACGGCTTGTCGCACGATGAAGAAATCGGCTTCAACATCGTCATCCGCGCTTGCCGTGCTCCGATCACCACGATCGCCGCCAACGCTGGTAAGGATGGCAGCATCATCTGCGAAAAGATCTTGGACTCGAAGGGCAACCAGGGCTACAACGCTCTGACCGACACCTACGAAGACCTGGTCAAGTCAGGCGTCATCGACCCAGCCAAGGTCACCAAGACCGCCCTGGCCAACGCCGCTTCGGTCGCCACCTTGCTGCTGACCAGCGATGCTTTGATCGCTGAGAAGCCAAAGGCCGACAAGAAGGGTGGCCACAGCCACGACGACATGTACTAA
- a CDS encoding co-chaperone GroES, translated as MATATKKKASSTKQRLQPLGDRVVVRRDELEEKTSGGIFLPETAKNKPSRGVVVSVGSGRLLDDGSRSPLQVKEGDKVVFSMYAGSDTFTVGDDEVILLREDDILAVIEG; from the coding sequence ATGGCAACGGCTACGAAAAAGAAGGCTTCGAGCACCAAGCAGCGTTTGCAGCCCCTGGGCGATCGCGTTGTCGTTCGTCGCGACGAGCTGGAAGAAAAGACCTCGGGCGGGATCTTCCTGCCAGAAACGGCCAAGAACAAGCCATCGCGTGGCGTGGTCGTGAGCGTAGGCAGCGGTCGTCTGCTGGACGATGGCAGCCGCAGCCCGCTGCAAGTCAAAGAAGGGGACAAAGTCGTTTTCAGCATGTACGCCGGTAGCGACACTTTCACCGTCGGCGACGACGAAGTCATCCTGCTTCGAGAAGACGACATTTTGGCCGTCATCGAAGGCTAG